Proteins from one Parasteatoda tepidariorum isolate YZ-2023 chromosome 4, CAS_Ptep_4.0, whole genome shotgun sequence genomic window:
- the LOC107437924 gene encoding uncharacterized protein, which translates to MARALSSANIQQYYAQNGITWKFIAPRATWWGGWWKSLIGIVKRCLRKVLGRALLDEEGLSTALIGIEAALNSRPLIYEDGEDNSSTALTPSHFLTGRKLTAIPSSPNNNTKQRKIYKKQQDLLDYFWKKWSNEYLLQLRSFHQVRNQDNIINIRIGDIVLLQEDVRPRHIWKKARVVNLHEGRDGKIRSCELIVNGLNITRPVALVIPLEVYQGGEDVEVEFEIS; encoded by the coding sequence ATGGCAAGAGCTCTGTCATCGGCTAATATTCAACAATATTATGCCCAAAATGGCATAACTTGGAAATTTATCGCCCCACGAGCGACTTGGTGGGGAGGCTGGTGGAAAAGCCTGATAGGAATTGTCAAGCGATGTCTACGAAAGGTACTCGGACGAGCACTTCTTGACGAGGAAGGTCTGTCCACGGCCCTCATTGGAATAGAAGCCGCTCTGAACAGCCGACCATTAATATACGAAGATGGAGAAGATAACAGTTCCACAGCCTTAACACCAAGCCATTTCTTGACAGGACGAAAACTAACGGCCATTCCATCCAGCCCAAATAATAACACAAAGCAAAGAAAGATCTACAAGAAGCAGCAAGACTTACTCGACTacttttggaaaaaatggtCCAATGAATATTTGCTTCAATTGCGGTCATTTCATCAAGTTCGTAATCAGGACAATATCATTAACATCCGAATTGGTGATATTGTACTCCTACAAGAGGATGTCCGACCACGGCACATATGGAAGAAAGCTAGAGTGGTGAACTTGCATGAAGGACGAGATGGAAAAATTAGATCCTGTGAGCTGATTGTTAATGGTCTTAATATAACCCGTCCGGTAGCTCTGGTCATCCCCCTCGAGGTCTACCAGGGTGGGGAGGATGTTGAGGTTGAGTTCGAGATTAGTTAG
- the LOC122270180 gene encoding uncharacterized protein yields the protein MSPFCPFCETVGHWPQQCNVVTDIDVLIQKLKTSNRCFLCTNRGHTTKNCPRRDKFSCSKCRRKHHTSICKPLTNEQPVATSTNKIEISSSSFAHLQTARVFITGPNGITKLARCFLDGGSQSSFVSSKLVDTLKLPVISASHLDIQAFESPANVGHMRRQVKFQLSSIWDESKVNVTAFESSNKYASHLPSSTDVSLLAKNKRMKLADPDDSLSNLSIEILIGADFYWIVMNSEAPVRLSESLALVPSSFGWVLSGTRSHATVSFISTVHNVDVYTSTQELDNVVRNFWNLESIGIQPTQEKISPHNSELLTNFHQSFEIIDGRRVVKLPWKPEVQLSSNNYGVAIQRFKSLTRKLRANSEFKVKYIEHMQDYIDKKHVEVVSKTHNEERLFYLPHHAVKKITNGETKWRIVFDASSHSPGHPSLNDALEVGPNLLPDILATLLRFRLSKIAITSDGRQAFLQLILAEEDRDATRFIWYNTTYTPDGKLCTEDNIVTYRFARLPFGLVSSPFLLAASLRELATKHKQAYPTATRHVENNIYVDDFVTRTSTDTGALILYQELQQLTSLISLPLDKWTTNSKILKDMWKQENVSFKDITQVLGVKWDTNSDVFQIDVLTKIVQACKEPVTKRLLLKLMSKFYDPLGLFALVIVVVKILFQDTWFSGIQWDELLPPSVAQQWHKWINELHYLNEICISRWIGFSENSDATIHVFCDASERAYGACLYARHADDISTEIHLICSRNKLAPIKRVTLPRLELLAALLGARLLRYFCRETNMNSHTAILWSDSTVALSWIKGNPNQWKTFVCNRTTEILQNTTSAQWRHCPGTDNPADHLTRGTFPSQLSILESWWHGPKWLKHDPETWPIKVLSTRTHSLVEAESRKTKFQSSYVATAETIIEISRYSSYTKLLHVTAWILRFVYNCKSQQHITHELNCNEIEKAKNYWIQTVQNQCFSAEINTLKAERPLPKKSKISCFNPFLEDNYLRLGGRLQFSNISSDTRHPLLLDGKHYFVHLLIQHTHIRLHHLGVRIILSELRSTFWILRGRQAIKQVIHKCLPCKLSKAKYGKQIEASLPPERVLYLLLHLLPQELILLDL from the coding sequence atgtcACCCTTTTGTCCTTTCTGTGAAACTGTCGGACATTGGCCTCAACAGTGCAATGTTGTAACGGACATAGACGTGCTCATACAGAAATTGAAGACTAGTAATAGATGTTTTTTGTGCACTAACCGAGGACATACCACAAAAAATTGCCCCCGTAGAGATAAATTTAGCTGTTCCAAATGCAGGAGAAAACACCATACATCAATATGCAAACCTCTAACCAATGAGCAGCCTGTGGCTACATCTACAAACAAAATTGAGATATCGTCTTCCAGTTTCGCTCATTTGCAAACTGCACGAGTTTTCATAACTGGGCCTAATGGCATTACAAAACTGGCACGTTGTTTTTTGGATGGTGGAAGTCAATCTAGTTTCGTTTCTTCTAAACTTGTGGATACTTTAAAACTTCCAGTAATTTCAGCCAGCCATTTGGACATTCAAGCCTTTGAATCCCCAGCTAATGTTGGCCATATGCGAAGGCAAGTCAAATTTCAGTTATCAAGTATCTGGGACGAATCTAAAGTTAATGTTACTGCATTTGAAAGCTCCAACAAATATGCATCACACCTACCTTCATCAACGGATGTTTCACTCCTTGCTAAAAACAAGCGAATGAAACTTGCTGATCCAGATGATTCATTGTCGAATTTGTCAATTGAGATTTTAATCGGTGCAGATTTCTACTGGATTGTTATGAATTCTGAAGCTCCAGTCAGGTTGTCGGAGTCCCTGGCATTGGTCCCATCAAGTTTTGGTTGGGTACTTAGTGGAACTCGATCACACGCGACAGTTTCCTTCATTTCAACGGTTCATAATGTTGATGTGTATACTTCAACTCAGGAATTAGACAATGTGGTACGAAATTTCTGGAACTTAGAGAGCATTGGCATACAAccaacacaagaaaaaataagtccTCACAACTCAGAACTCTTGACGAACTTTCATCAATCTTTTGAAATCATCGATGGTAGAAGAGTTGTAAAATTGCCTTGGAAACCAGAAGTTCAACTTTCGTCGAACAATTATGGGGTCGCAATTCAGCGTTTTAAATCTTTAACAAGGAAACTGCGTGCAAATTCagaattcaaagtaaaatatattgagCACATGCAAGATTACATTGATAAAAAACACGTTGAAGTTGTCTCAAAAACACATAATGAGGAACGCTTATTTTACTTGCCCCATCACGCTGTAAAGAAAATCACAAATGGAGAAACTAAGTGGCGTATAGTTTTTGATGCATCTTCGCATTCTCCAGGTCACCCATCTTTGAACGACGCTCTTGAAGTAGGACCAAATCTTCTTCCTGATATCTTAGCCACATTGTTGAGATTTCGACTTTCTAAAATAGCAATCACTAGTGATGGGCGACAAGCATTTCTGCAGCTGATTCTAGCAGAAGAAGACAGAGATGCAACACGATTTATTTGGTACAATACTACATATACTCCTGATGGGAAACTCTGCACTGAAGATAACATTGTAACTTACCGATTCGCACGTCTTCCATTTGGACTCGTCTCTAGTCCATTTTTATTAGCAGCTTCTCTTCGTGAATTGGCTACAAAACACAAACAAGCATATCCTACAGCAACTAGACACGTTGAGAATAACATCTATGTGGATGATTTTGTAACGAGAACATCTACGGATACTGGAGCTCTGATTCTTTACCAAGAACTGCAGCAACTTACATCACTTATTAGCCTACCATTAGACAAATGGACTACAAATTCTAAGATTTTGAAAGATATGTGGAAACAAGAAAACGTCTCGTTTAAGGATATTACGCAGGTCTTGGGTGTTAAATGGGATACTAACAGTgatgtttttcaaattgatgTGCTGACAAAAATTGTTCAAGCATGCAAAGAACCAGTAACAAAACGCTTACTACTGAAGCTGATGTCAAAGTTTTACGATCCTCTAGGCCTGTTTGCTCTAGTTATAGTTGTTGTGAAGATATTGTTTCAAGATACATGGTTTAGTGGTATTCAGTGGGATGAACTATTACCTCCATCTGTAGCACAGCAGTGGCACAAGTGGATAAATGAATTACACTATCTGAATGAAATATGCATCTCAAGATGGATTGGCTTTTCGGAAAATTCCGACGCTACCATACATGTGTTTTGCGACGCTTCGGAACGTGCATATGGTGCTTGCTTATACGCTCGTCACGCAGATGATATTTCTACAGAGATCCATCTCATTTGCAGTCGAAATAAACTAGCCCCAATCAAAAGGGTCACCCTTCCGAGACTTGAATTGTTAGCTGCACTACTAGGAGCTCGCCTACTCCGATACTTTTGCAGGGAAACGAACATGAATTCCCACACTGCCATACTATGGAGCGATTCTACTGTAGCTTTAAGTTGGATAAAGGGAAATCCTAACCAGTGGAAAACATTTGTCTGCAACAGAACAACAGAAATCCTTCAAAACACTACTTCAGCACAATGGCGCCACTGTCCCGGTACAGATAACCCTGCGGATCATCTTACTCGTGGTACCTTTCCATCACAGTTATCGATTTTAGAATCTTGGTGGCACGGCCCTAAATGGCTAAAACATGATCCAGAAACTTGGCCTATCAAAGTTTTGTCTACACGTACACACTCTTTAGTTGAAGCTGAATCACGAAAAACCAAATTTCAATCCTCCTACGTTGCAACTGCAGAAACCATCATAGAAATATCTCGATATAGTTCTTACACGAAACTTCTTCATGTGACTGCCTGGATTCTACGTTTTGTATACAACTGTAAGAGTCAGCAACACATAACTCATGAACTGAATTGTAATGAAATAGAGAAAGCTAAAAACTATTGGATACAAACTGTACAGAATCAATGTTTCTCAGCTGAAATAAATACCTTAAAAGCTGAACGTCCCCTGCcgaaaaaatccaaaatttccTGTTTCAATCCCTTTCTCGAAGATAATTATTTGCGCCTTGGAGGAAGGctacaattttcaaacatttcatcTGATACTCGACACCCTTTATTGCTCGATGGTAAACACTATTTTGTCCACCTATTGATCCAGCATACCCACATACGACTTCACCATTTAGGTGTGCGTATAATCCTGTCCGAGTTACGTTCAACCTTCTGGATTTTAAGAGGACGTCAAGCTATAAAGCAAGTTATTCACAAATGCTTGCCTTGCAAGCTGTCCAAAGCAAAATACGGAAAACAAATCGAAGCTTCTTTACCTCCTGAAAGAGTATTGTACCTTCTGCTCCATTTACTACCACAGGAATTGATTTTGCTAGACCTGTGA
- the LOC122270183 gene encoding uncharacterized protein, with protein sequence MATGSEKLVIFKRKRTTLRIAITKLTTKLNDAASTQTEKEYNIERLQDKIKELTLADDEVHNFLNDEEYQEDIIECERYTEYAHLALFNFKRTANRDTNSISETSPTAANINNFSASPSNVTVKLPTIKINTFYGEIEEFHSFWERFENCIDKNDR encoded by the coding sequence ATGGCTACCGGTAGTGAAAAACTTGTAATATTTAAACGCAAACGAACAACGCTACGTATCGCCATTACGAAACTAACGACGAAATTAAACGATGCTGCTAGTACACAAACTGAAAAGGAATACAACATTGAACgtttacaagataaaattaaagaattgacCTTGGCTGATGAtgaagtacataattttttaaatgatgaagaaTATCAGGAAGACATAATAGAATGCGAAAGATACACAGAATATGCTCATTTGgcgttatttaatttcaaaagaacaGCGAATCGGGACACGAATTCAATTTCTGAAACATCGCCAACAGCTgccaatataaataatttctcgGCTTCGCCTTCAAATGTTACAGTAAAGTTgcctacaataaaaataaatacgttttaCGGCGAAATTGAAGAATTCCATAGTTTTTGGGAGCGTTTTGAAAACTGTATCGACAAAAACGATCGCTGA